A window of the Pararge aegeria chromosome 2, ilParAegt1.1, whole genome shotgun sequence genome harbors these coding sequences:
- the LOC120634231 gene encoding zinc finger protein 569-like, producing MSVSINSFERCCRLCAEEQDVTIKLFSEEAEAMLLTKKLNKYLLIEVEEDDKLPKNICIKCCSKLQLVCDFIDQAVKAQEILNKRSIVLCPNKEPIETYHVIKQEPEDEVMYEPDSDSKFTTMEISVDPLMILQNSEDSLSSNPAENSENDEQDVAYQHRINVEDLTYLHGEDESYLHGEDLTHLHGLDGEDVIDSHEVDGDDVTFHHRVDTEDVGHLHGVESLKVSNVHGADVEDVTHLDEDDGEDVTYLHAVDGEDVTIKLIKRGDKTDDSNSKNEVEKPFPCLTCHRAFHTEIALRGHLWVHQNVNVVKDKQYKCGYCKDQFDHKTEYLSHLKWHSTPGMCQVCGRRFRTESNLKSHMDSHFSTTSKSHTCKVCGRSYNTSSNLKTHSVTHSNERPYVCPYCNKCFKRNQDLKFHINQHTGEKPYKCPFCDKTFASSGNCYSHKSRMHPGRFFDRKKPVTGVTDEAKIRKIQAMRQGIIKKIDAKDKDIQSMQFRPIAPKPSYTIVKGALKYQCNVCEHSFLKRDNYNYHMFQHTGEKPFSCSLCSEKFVTRRGVLIHHDKKHPENNRPLSLLSRNALLK from the exons ATGTCTGTATCGATAAACAGTTTTGAAAGATGTTGTCGACTTTGTGCCGAAGAACAAGATGTGACGATAAAATTATTCAGTGAGGAGGCAGAAGCAATGCTTCTGaccaaaaagttaaataaatacttgttgATAGAG GTTGAAGAAGATGATAAATTaccaaaaaatatttgcatCAAATGTTGTTCGAAATTACAATTAGTATGCGATTTTATTGATCAAGCTGTCAAAGCGCAGGAGATATTAAACAAGCGCAGCATTGTTTTGTGCCCTAACAAAGAGCCAATAGAAACTTACCATGTAATAAAGCAGGAACCTGAAGATGAAGTTATGTATGAACCTGATAGTGATTCTAAATTTACAACCATGGAAATTAGTGTTGATCCTTTGATGATTCTACAAAACTCGGAAGATTCCCTATCATCTAACCCTGCAGAAAATAGTGAAAATGATGAACAAGATGTTGCTTACCAACATAGGATTAATGTGGAAGATTTAACCTATCTACATGGGGAAGATGAATCTTACCTACATGGGGAAGATTTAACTCATCTACACGGGCTTGATGGGGAAGATGTAATTGATTCACATGAGGTTGATGGGGACGATGTTACTTTTCACCACAGGGTTGATACAGAAGATGTAGGTCATCTACATGGTGTTGAAAGTCTTAAAGTAAGTAATGTACATGGTGCTGATGTGGAAGATGTAACTCATTtagatgaagatgatggtgaagATGTTACCTATCTCCATGCGGTAGATGGGGAagatgttacaataaaactgatTAAAAGGGGTGATAAGACAGAtgactcaaattcaaaaaatgagGTTGAAAAACCTTTCCCGTGTCTTACATGCCATCGAGCTTTTCATACAGAGATAGCTTTGAGAGGCCATTTATGGGTTCATCAAAATGTAAATGTTGTTAAAGACAAACAATATAAATGTGGTTATTGTAAGGACCAGTTTGACCATAAAACAGAATATTTGAGTCATTTAAAATGGCACAGTACACCTGGAATGTGCCAAGTATGTGGAAGGAG GTTTAGGACAGAATCCAATTTAAAATCACACATGGATTCACATTTTTCAACCACTAGCAAATCACATACATGCAAAGTGTGTGGACGTTCATACAACACAAGCAGCAATTTGAAAACTCACAGTGTAACCCATAGTAACGAAAGGCCATATGTGTGTCCATATTGCAATAAATGCTTCAAACGAAATCAAGATTTAAAG TTCCATATTAATCAACATACTGGAGAAAAACCATATAAATGTCCATTCTGCGACAAAACCTTTGCTAGTTCTGGCAATTGCTACTCACACAAGAGCCGTATGCATCCAGGCAGATTTTTCGATCGAAAGAAACCAGTAACTGGAGTAACAGATGAAgccaaaataagaaaaatacaagCAATGCGTCAAggaattatcaaaaaaatagaTGCTAAAGATAAGGACATTCAATCTATGCAATTTCGGCCTATAGCACCTAAACCTTCTTATACTATTGTAAAAGGAGCCTTGAAATACCAGTGCAATGTGTGTGAACATAGTTTCCTGAAAAGAGACAATTACAAT taccACATGTTCCAACATACAGGTGAGAAGCCATTTAGTTGTTCATTATGCAGTGAAAAGTTTGTAACCAGACGAGGAGTTTTAATTCACCATGACAAGAAACATCCAGAGAACAACCGGCCACTTTCTTTACTATCCCGAAATGCATTGCTCAAGTAA